One region of Carcharodon carcharias isolate sCarCar2 chromosome 21, sCarCar2.pri, whole genome shotgun sequence genomic DNA includes:
- the scaf11 gene encoding protein SCAF11 isoform X3: MGGRKLTEPAAAPDNDEDFEGGENAQECADNGVFAPTTGQIDWCPICLSHFVEQEVAVPESCSHIFCLRCILAWAEKRSCCPVDRKPFTVVYKQDNIKSNIKIPIKQNFNNNSREQKEGSNEEHCHSVTRGDIVLNDGLCTCLKKICERNCAAWQQTEFCEIQSTMIMTSDKRNSASKKRKNKVNRKTCYQPCVRNDLNNFSPQYEKSEISHSQAENSAEFVDMCEIASLIRQKRRGPESLRFLWRTAATALTTGTLRYGVDFNSVGYDEAATALPLQDLMSEMNFPSNPFALGRSVHFPGKMCALAGTRGGGEKKNISGTSGSTNAGNNEASQGRRRSMRISKAEKLDKSASSTQRPQSSSGASVPKTPPECARTPPKRAGKQKAKRKLETEQSKIPPDKKKTRVTRSSYKKSSSSSSDPNDSPFVSETEYQPQPPLSNEELLTNLDNSDASHTSSNDCGLRMTLVEKDSEEENNEKEHDHVENKNSSVSEESCAPITDQINIEDSGNSNLPPTTDDKNCGSCVEHNSGNSTEHGDKETIDNEQSSSKNGIYSLSEDATSIAVTNSDQSIGQVKYLGSPSNEDSAEIENKVLLEDQNSEQYEAVEFTETMDNSEQVPACVGDTGRQSPVERPGEDVVATHPKSSMSSESFNCEQLKETESAKVKGSSDEENHAPDCKSDIAGESFVEIPGKPMDDSDLMSKMSLENINPEIFKRVGSLEMLGVEKTSDSQSVIGQQFAETPEMFMEDNNPKSEIALENIKTEQFEMSSTEVLGAHEQIPDCKIDDCKSSVEDPGKFMENDNLKSELGSVNLEAEQFEMDLGRDLSKPSRTSDRKSDIAQQLPDDSPIKITEGESLKRVISDERDRNQMTSETHEASDDKRTKPELFIDGTGSSGAEDFNVDNNEVVAMECDSPINDHQMPEAELDSQKNSKENEEVGSALSFSSDHETLMPDSTIENTNRENAVQEPPESEVKKKLEQKGKGVPRRKSRFHAATTTWSPERERKREQKRSRSKSQGRSGSASRSRGKSRSQSRGKSRSRSRGRSRSRSRGRSRSRGRSRSRGRTRSGSRGRSQSGSHGRSRSGSRRRSRSGSRRRSRSGSRGRSRSRSRGRSRSRGRSGSRLRGRSRSKSWGKDHHSHSDRPVHERNRLKGDDSDRSNQASPSSRKRSRTPSKEGDKEELSSEVEKREAEADKGRKSRLRSRSRSKSRKRYHSGDKEEKVSFSPGRRDRYIDDSWRNIRGKDRSRMNDRERPRGYDRFRIDNRSREFQQTNRYADEQSTVSTNEYIDDRNPEWVMEQLQTSSDVSMRENEYRNDAKWEENRYERDDSWGNRNFGWKRGRGRFRGGSFHGDQSEMPWQNRRSNFSGEQNNSGKYQGTGPRRYNDHQHNRWRGDSNVSSEVRDRSGWSSFSSWNARKTLPADVQNYYANRGRQASSAQSSWRGPEEEQYQASSEQDSSHGVPAFSDQANQQMNGSQQPVNIMHPPVLPQPMNAPPQPMNVFPYPMNVHPPPPLMHFHNPFIHPPPPLNVHAGIPSVQPTAAGNLPNSPPPPPPPPPPAQSVNYAIQQHDMAQPQIIPPPCSVPDVDLQSNTASVPIPAGGPGKTVQVPLSIDISTSTFQSVQQVFASLSTSKPTIEKESLKEEFEPEKLKKDKKCTIQERAVEEVKLAIKPYYQKKDITKDEYKEIVRKAVDKVCHSKSGEVIPGKVANLVKAYVEKYKHARKGNPKQNPEECSIIGNKSF, from the exons AAGCGCAGTTGTTGCCCAGTAGACCGTAAACCTTTCACTGTGGTTTACAAACAAGACAACATAAAGAGTAACATAAAG ATCCCCATAAAGCAAAACTTTAATAACAATTCAAGAGAACAGAAGGAAGGCAGCAATGAAGAGCACTGTCATAGTGTCACAAG AGGAGACATTGTCTTGAATGATGGGTTATGCACATGCTTAAAGAAAATATGTGAAA GAAACTGTGCTGCTTGGCAACAAACAGAATTTTGTGAAATACAAAGCACAATGATCATGACCTCTGACAAAAGGAACAGTGCTTCCAAGAAGAGGAAAAATAAG GTCAACAGAAAAACATGTTACCAGCCATGTGTGAGAAATGACCTCAACAATTTCTCTCCGCAGTATGAGAAATCAGAGatatcccattcccaggctgaaaACAG CGCAGAGTTTGTTGATATGTGTGAAATTGCATCACTAATCAGACAGAAGAGAAGAGGACCCGAGTCACTTAGATTCCTATGGCGAACTGCTGCCACTGCTCTTACAACAGGAACATTAAG ATATGGAGTAGACTTCAATTCTGTTGGATATGATGAAGCAGCAACTGCTCTCCCTCTGCAAGACCTGATGTCAGAAATGAATTTTCCATCAAACCCATTTGCACTGGGACGTTCTG TTCATTTTCCTGGCAAGATGTGTGCACTTGCAGGCACCagaggaggtggagagaaaaaaaatatatcTGGAACATCAGGTAGTACTAATGCAGGGAATAATGAAGCTTCTCAAGGCAGAAGAAGATCAATGCGTATCAGCAAAGCAGAAAAATTGGACAAATCTGCCAGCTCCACTCAAAGGCCTCAGTCAAGCTCAGGTGCCTCAGTTCCTAAAACACCCCCAGAATGTGCAAGAACTCCACCTAAAAGGGCTGGAAAGCAAAAGGCAAAAAGGAAATTGGAGACTGAACAAAGTAAAATTCCCCCTGATAAaaagaaaaccagagttactCGCAGTTCCTATAAGAAATCTAGTTCTAGTAGTTCCGATCCAAATGATAGCCCTTTTGTCAGTGAAACTGAATATCAGCCTCAACCTCCTCTTTCCAATGAAGAGCTGTTGACAAACCTGGATAATAGTGATGCAAGCCATACATCATCTAATGATTGTGGTTTACGCATGACATTAGTGGAGAAGGATAGTGAGGAGGAAAATAATGAAAAGGAGCATGATcatgtggaaaataaaaactcttCTGTCAGTGAAGAAAGCTGTGCACCAATCACTGACCAGATTAATATTGAAGACTCAGGAAACTCAAATCTTCCACCAACTACTGATGATAAAAATTGTGGAAGTTGTGTGGAACATAACTCAGGAAACTCCACAGAACATGGAGACAAAGAAACTATTGATAATGAACAGAGTAGTTCAAAAAatggaatttattctctcagtgAAGATGCAACCTCTATTGCTGTGACTAATAGTGATCAAAGCATTGGCCAAGTTAAATACCTTGGAAGTCCATCAAATGAAGATAGTGCTGAGATAGAAAATAAGGTACTTTTAGAAGATCAAAATTCTGAACAATATGAAGCAGTAGAATTTACAGAAACAATGGACAATTCTGAACAAGTACCTGCTTGTGTGGGTGATACCGGAAGGCAGTCACCTGTTGAAAGACCAGGCGAAGATGTTGTAGCTACTCATCCCAAAAGTAGTATGTCCTCAGAGAGTTTCAATTGTGAGCAATTGAAGGAAACAGAATCTGCAAAAGTTAAAGGTAGTTCAGATGAAGAAAACCATGCACCTGATTGTAAAAGTGACATTGCTGGAGAGTCATTTGTTGAAATTCCTGGAAAACCCATGGATGATAGTGACCTGATGAGCAAAATGTCTTTGGAGAATATCAACCCTGAGATATTTAAAAGAGTGGGATCTCTGGAAATGTTAGGTGTTGAGAAAACATCTGATTCCCAAAGTGTTATTGGCCAGCAGTTTGCAGAAACTCCTGAAATGTTTATGGAGGATAACAACCCAAAGAGTGAAATAGCCTtggagaatataaaaacagagcaATTTGAGATGAGTTCTACAGAAGTTTTGGGTGCACATGAGCAAATACCAGATTGTAAGATTGATGATTGTAAGTCATCAGTTGAAGACCCTGGTAAATTCATGGAGAATGACAACTTGAAAAGCGAATTAGGTTCTGTGAATCTCGAAGCTGAGCAGTTTGAGATGGACCTGGGGCGAGATTTAAGTAAACCATCTCGAACATCTGATAGAAAAAGTGACATTGCTCAGCAGTTACCTGATGACAGTCCTATAAAAATTACAGAAGGTGAAAGCTTAAAAAGAGTAATCTCAGATGAACGTGATCGCAATCAGATGACTTCAGAGACACATGAAGCTTCCGATGATAAAAGGACCAAACCCGAGTTGTTTATTGATGGGACTGGCAGTAGTGGTGCTGAGGACTTTAATGTGGACAACAATGAAGTAGTGGCTATGGAATGTGATTCACCCATCAATGACCATCAAATGCCTGAAGCTGAACTTGATTCTCAAAAAAATTCAAAAGAAAATGAAGAAGTAGGTTCTGCTTTATCCTTTAGCTCTGATCACGAGACATTGATGCCAGATAGCACTATTGAAAATACCAATAGGGAAAATGCAGTCCAAGAACCTCCtgaaagtgaagttaagaaaaAGTTagaacagaaaggaaaaggtgtaCCACGTCGCAAATCTAGATTCCATGCAGCAACCACAACTTGGTCTCCAGAAAGGGAAAGAAAACGTGAACAGAAGAGATCCAGGTCCAAGTCACAGGGACGATCTGGGTCCGCGTCCAGATCACGAGGAAAGTCTCGGTCCCAATCACGGGGCAAATCCAGGTCCAGGTCACGAGGGAGGTCCAGGTCCAGATCGCGAGGGAGGTCCAGGTCACGAGGGAGGTCCAGGTCGCGAGGGAGGACCCGGTCCGGATCGCGTGGGCGGTCCCAGTCCGGATCGCATGGGCGGTCCCGTTCCGGATCACGCAGGCGGTCCCGTTCCGGATCACGCAGGCGGTCCCGGTCCGGATCGCGTGGGAGGTCCCGGTCCAGATCGCGAGGACGATCAAGATCGCGAGGAAGATCCGGCTCCAGGTTAAGGGGAAGATCCAGGTCCAAGTCATGGGGTAAAGACCACCATAGTCACTCAGACAGGCCTGTGCATGAAAGAAACCGTTTGAAAGGAGATGATAGTGACCGAAGCAACCAAGCTTCTCCATCCTCTAGAAAAAGATCCAGGACTCCCAGTAAAGAGGGGGACAAGGAAGAGCTTTCAAGTGAAGTTGAGAAGAGGGAAGCTGAAGCAGATAAAGGAAGAAAAAGCAGACTGCGCTCTAGGTCAAGATCTAAATCCAGAAAaagatatcattctggagacaaagaagagaaagttagttttTCTCCAGGGAGAAGAGATAGATACATCGATGACAGCTGGAGAAATATTCGAGGAAAGGATAGATCCAGAATGAATGATAGGGAAAGGCCAAGAGGATATGATAGATTCAGGATAGATAACAGGAGTAGAGAATTTCAACAAACTAACAGATATGCAGATGAACAGTCAACTGTAAGTACTAATGAGTATATAGATGACAGGAATCCTGAATGGGTGATGGAACAATTGCAGACATCTTCTGATGTCAGTATGAGAGAAAATGAATACAGGAATGATGCCAAATGGGAAGAAAATAGATACGAAAGGGATGATTCTTGGGGTAATAGGAACTTTGGTTGGAAACGTGGTCGTGGACGTTTTCGGGGAGGTTCCTTTCATGGTGACCAAAGTGAAATGCCATGGCAGAATCGACGGTCAAATTTCTCAGGCGAGCAAAATAATTCAGGGAAATACCAAGGAACTGGACCCCGCAGATATAATGACCATCAACATAATAGGTGGCGAGGTGATTCAAATGTATCTTCTGAGGTCCGTGACCGTTCTGGGTGGTCATCTTTCTCCAGTTGGAATGCAAGGAAAACTCTGCCAGCAGATGTCCAAAATTACTACGCCAATAGGGGAAGGCAGGCTTCAAGCGCACAGTCAAGCTGGAGAGGGCCTGAAGAGGAACAGTACCAGGCTTCATCAGAGCAAG ATTCATCGCATGGGGTGCCAGCCTTCAGCGACCAAGCAAATCAGCAAATGAATGGTTCTCAGCAGCCAGTTAATATAATGCATCCACCTGTTTTGCCACAGCCAATGAATGCACCACCCCAACCAATGAATGTCTTTCCATATCCAATGAAcgtccacccaccaccccctttaATGCATTTCCATAATCCGTTcatccaccctcctcctccactgaatGTGCATGCAGGAATTCCTTCAGTGCAACCAACTGCAGCTGGAAACCTGCCTAacagcccacctccaccaccGCCTCCGCCTCCACCAGCCCAATCAGTGAACTATGCGATTCAGCAGCATGACATGGCACAGCCTCAG ATCATCCCTCCTCCGTGTAGTGTTCCAGACGTGGATTTGCAGAGCAATACTGCTTCTGTACCCATTCCAGCTGGAGGGCCTGGCAAGACGGTTCAAGTTCCACTTTCTATAGACATTTCCACTTCAACTTTTCAGTCTGTGCAACAGGTCTTCGCATCTCTTTCAACTTCAAAACCTAcaatagaaaaagaaagcttgaAGGAAGAATTTGAACCAGAAAAGCTCAAAAAGGACAAG AAATGTACTATTCAAGAAAGGGCTGTAGAAGAAGTGAAACTAGCCATCAAGCCTTATTACCAAAAGAAGGACATTACCAAGGATGAATATAAAGAAATTGTCCGCAAGGCAGTGGATAAG
- the scaf11 gene encoding protein SCAF11 isoform X4, giving the protein MGGRKLTEPAAAPDNDEDFEGGENAQECADNGVFAPTTGQIDWCPICLSHFVEQEVAVPESCSHIFCLRCILAWAEKRSCCPVDRKPFTVVYKQDNIKSNIKIPIKQNFNNNSREQKEGSNEEHCHSVTRGDIVLNDGLCTCLKKICERNCAAWQQTEFCEIQSTMIMTSDKRNSASKKRKNKVNRKTCYQPCVRNDLNNFSPQYEKSEISHSQAENSAEFVDMCEIASLIRQKRRGPESLRFLWRTAATALTTGTLRYGVDFNSVGYDEAATALPLQDLMSEMNFPSNPFALGRSVHFPGKMCALAGTRGGGEKKNISGTSGSTNAGNNEASQGRRRSMRISKAEKLDKSASSTQRPQSSSGASVPKTPPECARTPPKRAGKQKAKRKLETEQSKIPPDKKKTRVTRSSYKKSSSSSSDPNDSPFVSETEYQPQPPLSNEELLTNLDNSDASHTSSNDCGLRMTLVEKDSEEENNEKEHDHVENKNSSVSEESCAPITDQINIEDSGNSNLPPTTDDKNCGSCVEHNSGNSTEHGDKETIDNEQSSSKNGIYSLSEDATSIAVTNSDQSIGQVKYLGSPSNEDSAEIENKVLLEDQNSEQYEAVEFTETMDNSEQVPACVGDTGRQSPVERPGEDVVATHPKSSMSSESFNCEQLKETESAKVKGSSDEENHAPDCKSDIAGESFVEIPGKPMDDSDLMSKMSLENINPEIFKRVGSLEMLGVEKTSDSQSVIGQQFAETPEMFMEDNNPKSEIALENIKTEQFEMSSTEVLGAHEQIPDCKIDDCKSSVEDPGKFMENDNLKSELGSVNLEAEQFEMDLGRDLSKPSRTSDRKSDIAQQLPDDSPIKITEGESLKRVISDERDRNQMTSETHEASDDKRTKPELFIDGTGSSGAEDFNVDNNEVVAMECDSPINDHQMPEAELDSQKNSKENEEVGSALSFSSDHETLMPDSTIENTNRENAVQEPPESEVKKKLEQKGKGVPRRKSRFHAATTTWSPERERKREQKRSRSKSQGRSGSASRSRGKSRSQSRGKSRSRSRGRSRSRSRGRSRSRGRSRSRGRTRSGSRGRSQSGSHGRSRSGSRRRSRSGSRRRSRSGSRGRSRSRSRGRSRSRGRSGSRLRGRSRSKSWGKDHHSHSDRPVHERNRLKGDDSDRSNQASPSSRKRSRTPSKEGDKEELSSEVEKREAEADKGRKSRLRSRSRSKSRKRYHSGDKEEKVSFSPGRRDRYIDDSWRNIRGKDRSRMNDRERPRGYDRFRIDNRSREFQQTNRYADEQSTVSTNEYIDDRNPEWVMEQLQTSSDVSMRENEYRNDAKWEENRYERDDSWGNRNFGWKRGRGRFRGGSFHGDQSEMPWQNRRSNFSGEQNNSGKYQGTGPRRYNDHQHNRWRGDSNVSSEVRDRSGWSSFSSWNARKTLPADVQNYYANRGRQASSAQSSWRGPEEEQYQASSEQDSSHGVPAFSDQANQQMNGSQQPVNIMHPPVLPQPMNAPPQPMNVFPYPMNVHPPPPLMHFHNPFIHPPPPLNVHAGIPSVQPTAAGNLPNSPPPPPPPPPPAQSVNYAIQQHDMAQPQIIPPPCSVPDVDLQSNTASVPIPAGGPGKTVQVPLSIDISTSTFQSVQQVFASLSTSKPTIEKESLKEEFEPEKLKKDKASPMKCTIQERAVEEVKLAIKPYYQKKDITKDEYKEIVRKAVDKVCHSKSGEVIPGKVANLVSPRHRPFSKSRGSA; this is encoded by the exons AAGCGCAGTTGTTGCCCAGTAGACCGTAAACCTTTCACTGTGGTTTACAAACAAGACAACATAAAGAGTAACATAAAG ATCCCCATAAAGCAAAACTTTAATAACAATTCAAGAGAACAGAAGGAAGGCAGCAATGAAGAGCACTGTCATAGTGTCACAAG AGGAGACATTGTCTTGAATGATGGGTTATGCACATGCTTAAAGAAAATATGTGAAA GAAACTGTGCTGCTTGGCAACAAACAGAATTTTGTGAAATACAAAGCACAATGATCATGACCTCTGACAAAAGGAACAGTGCTTCCAAGAAGAGGAAAAATAAG GTCAACAGAAAAACATGTTACCAGCCATGTGTGAGAAATGACCTCAACAATTTCTCTCCGCAGTATGAGAAATCAGAGatatcccattcccaggctgaaaACAG CGCAGAGTTTGTTGATATGTGTGAAATTGCATCACTAATCAGACAGAAGAGAAGAGGACCCGAGTCACTTAGATTCCTATGGCGAACTGCTGCCACTGCTCTTACAACAGGAACATTAAG ATATGGAGTAGACTTCAATTCTGTTGGATATGATGAAGCAGCAACTGCTCTCCCTCTGCAAGACCTGATGTCAGAAATGAATTTTCCATCAAACCCATTTGCACTGGGACGTTCTG TTCATTTTCCTGGCAAGATGTGTGCACTTGCAGGCACCagaggaggtggagagaaaaaaaatatatcTGGAACATCAGGTAGTACTAATGCAGGGAATAATGAAGCTTCTCAAGGCAGAAGAAGATCAATGCGTATCAGCAAAGCAGAAAAATTGGACAAATCTGCCAGCTCCACTCAAAGGCCTCAGTCAAGCTCAGGTGCCTCAGTTCCTAAAACACCCCCAGAATGTGCAAGAACTCCACCTAAAAGGGCTGGAAAGCAAAAGGCAAAAAGGAAATTGGAGACTGAACAAAGTAAAATTCCCCCTGATAAaaagaaaaccagagttactCGCAGTTCCTATAAGAAATCTAGTTCTAGTAGTTCCGATCCAAATGATAGCCCTTTTGTCAGTGAAACTGAATATCAGCCTCAACCTCCTCTTTCCAATGAAGAGCTGTTGACAAACCTGGATAATAGTGATGCAAGCCATACATCATCTAATGATTGTGGTTTACGCATGACATTAGTGGAGAAGGATAGTGAGGAGGAAAATAATGAAAAGGAGCATGATcatgtggaaaataaaaactcttCTGTCAGTGAAGAAAGCTGTGCACCAATCACTGACCAGATTAATATTGAAGACTCAGGAAACTCAAATCTTCCACCAACTACTGATGATAAAAATTGTGGAAGTTGTGTGGAACATAACTCAGGAAACTCCACAGAACATGGAGACAAAGAAACTATTGATAATGAACAGAGTAGTTCAAAAAatggaatttattctctcagtgAAGATGCAACCTCTATTGCTGTGACTAATAGTGATCAAAGCATTGGCCAAGTTAAATACCTTGGAAGTCCATCAAATGAAGATAGTGCTGAGATAGAAAATAAGGTACTTTTAGAAGATCAAAATTCTGAACAATATGAAGCAGTAGAATTTACAGAAACAATGGACAATTCTGAACAAGTACCTGCTTGTGTGGGTGATACCGGAAGGCAGTCACCTGTTGAAAGACCAGGCGAAGATGTTGTAGCTACTCATCCCAAAAGTAGTATGTCCTCAGAGAGTTTCAATTGTGAGCAATTGAAGGAAACAGAATCTGCAAAAGTTAAAGGTAGTTCAGATGAAGAAAACCATGCACCTGATTGTAAAAGTGACATTGCTGGAGAGTCATTTGTTGAAATTCCTGGAAAACCCATGGATGATAGTGACCTGATGAGCAAAATGTCTTTGGAGAATATCAACCCTGAGATATTTAAAAGAGTGGGATCTCTGGAAATGTTAGGTGTTGAGAAAACATCTGATTCCCAAAGTGTTATTGGCCAGCAGTTTGCAGAAACTCCTGAAATGTTTATGGAGGATAACAACCCAAAGAGTGAAATAGCCTtggagaatataaaaacagagcaATTTGAGATGAGTTCTACAGAAGTTTTGGGTGCACATGAGCAAATACCAGATTGTAAGATTGATGATTGTAAGTCATCAGTTGAAGACCCTGGTAAATTCATGGAGAATGACAACTTGAAAAGCGAATTAGGTTCTGTGAATCTCGAAGCTGAGCAGTTTGAGATGGACCTGGGGCGAGATTTAAGTAAACCATCTCGAACATCTGATAGAAAAAGTGACATTGCTCAGCAGTTACCTGATGACAGTCCTATAAAAATTACAGAAGGTGAAAGCTTAAAAAGAGTAATCTCAGATGAACGTGATCGCAATCAGATGACTTCAGAGACACATGAAGCTTCCGATGATAAAAGGACCAAACCCGAGTTGTTTATTGATGGGACTGGCAGTAGTGGTGCTGAGGACTTTAATGTGGACAACAATGAAGTAGTGGCTATGGAATGTGATTCACCCATCAATGACCATCAAATGCCTGAAGCTGAACTTGATTCTCAAAAAAATTCAAAAGAAAATGAAGAAGTAGGTTCTGCTTTATCCTTTAGCTCTGATCACGAGACATTGATGCCAGATAGCACTATTGAAAATACCAATAGGGAAAATGCAGTCCAAGAACCTCCtgaaagtgaagttaagaaaaAGTTagaacagaaaggaaaaggtgtaCCACGTCGCAAATCTAGATTCCATGCAGCAACCACAACTTGGTCTCCAGAAAGGGAAAGAAAACGTGAACAGAAGAGATCCAGGTCCAAGTCACAGGGACGATCTGGGTCCGCGTCCAGATCACGAGGAAAGTCTCGGTCCCAATCACGGGGCAAATCCAGGTCCAGGTCACGAGGGAGGTCCAGGTCCAGATCGCGAGGGAGGTCCAGGTCACGAGGGAGGTCCAGGTCGCGAGGGAGGACCCGGTCCGGATCGCGTGGGCGGTCCCAGTCCGGATCGCATGGGCGGTCCCGTTCCGGATCACGCAGGCGGTCCCGTTCCGGATCACGCAGGCGGTCCCGGTCCGGATCGCGTGGGAGGTCCCGGTCCAGATCGCGAGGACGATCAAGATCGCGAGGAAGATCCGGCTCCAGGTTAAGGGGAAGATCCAGGTCCAAGTCATGGGGTAAAGACCACCATAGTCACTCAGACAGGCCTGTGCATGAAAGAAACCGTTTGAAAGGAGATGATAGTGACCGAAGCAACCAAGCTTCTCCATCCTCTAGAAAAAGATCCAGGACTCCCAGTAAAGAGGGGGACAAGGAAGAGCTTTCAAGTGAAGTTGAGAAGAGGGAAGCTGAAGCAGATAAAGGAAGAAAAAGCAGACTGCGCTCTAGGTCAAGATCTAAATCCAGAAAaagatatcattctggagacaaagaagagaaagttagttttTCTCCAGGGAGAAGAGATAGATACATCGATGACAGCTGGAGAAATATTCGAGGAAAGGATAGATCCAGAATGAATGATAGGGAAAGGCCAAGAGGATATGATAGATTCAGGATAGATAACAGGAGTAGAGAATTTCAACAAACTAACAGATATGCAGATGAACAGTCAACTGTAAGTACTAATGAGTATATAGATGACAGGAATCCTGAATGGGTGATGGAACAATTGCAGACATCTTCTGATGTCAGTATGAGAGAAAATGAATACAGGAATGATGCCAAATGGGAAGAAAATAGATACGAAAGGGATGATTCTTGGGGTAATAGGAACTTTGGTTGGAAACGTGGTCGTGGACGTTTTCGGGGAGGTTCCTTTCATGGTGACCAAAGTGAAATGCCATGGCAGAATCGACGGTCAAATTTCTCAGGCGAGCAAAATAATTCAGGGAAATACCAAGGAACTGGACCCCGCAGATATAATGACCATCAACATAATAGGTGGCGAGGTGATTCAAATGTATCTTCTGAGGTCCGTGACCGTTCTGGGTGGTCATCTTTCTCCAGTTGGAATGCAAGGAAAACTCTGCCAGCAGATGTCCAAAATTACTACGCCAATAGGGGAAGGCAGGCTTCAAGCGCACAGTCAAGCTGGAGAGGGCCTGAAGAGGAACAGTACCAGGCTTCATCAGAGCAAG ATTCATCGCATGGGGTGCCAGCCTTCAGCGACCAAGCAAATCAGCAAATGAATGGTTCTCAGCAGCCAGTTAATATAATGCATCCACCTGTTTTGCCACAGCCAATGAATGCACCACCCCAACCAATGAATGTCTTTCCATATCCAATGAAcgtccacccaccaccccctttaATGCATTTCCATAATCCGTTcatccaccctcctcctccactgaatGTGCATGCAGGAATTCCTTCAGTGCAACCAACTGCAGCTGGAAACCTGCCTAacagcccacctccaccaccGCCTCCGCCTCCACCAGCCCAATCAGTGAACTATGCGATTCAGCAGCATGACATGGCACAGCCTCAG ATCATCCCTCCTCCGTGTAGTGTTCCAGACGTGGATTTGCAGAGCAATACTGCTTCTGTACCCATTCCAGCTGGAGGGCCTGGCAAGACGGTTCAAGTTCCACTTTCTATAGACATTTCCACTTCAACTTTTCAGTCTGTGCAACAGGTCTTCGCATCTCTTTCAACTTCAAAACCTAcaatagaaaaagaaagcttgaAGGAAGAATTTGAACCAGAAAAGCTCAAAAAGGACAAGGCAAGTCCAATG AAATGTACTATTCAAGAAAGGGCTGTAGAAGAAGTGAAACTAGCCATCAAGCCTTATTACCAAAAGAAGGACATTACCAAGGATGAATATAAAGAAATTGTCCGCAAGGCAGTGGATAAG